A part of Variovorax sp. HW608 genomic DNA contains:
- the rplX gene encoding 50S ribosomal protein L24: MNKIRKGDQVIVLAGRDKGKRGTVTLRKDDSHVVVEGINLVKKHTKPNPLKGTTGGIVEKAMPIHQSNVAIFNAATGKADRVGIKVTDGKRVRVFKSSGEEIKAA; encoded by the coding sequence ATGAACAAGATTCGCAAAGGCGACCAGGTCATCGTGTTGGCCGGGCGCGACAAGGGCAAGCGCGGCACCGTCACGCTGCGCAAGGACGACTCGCACGTCGTCGTCGAGGGCATCAACCTCGTCAAGAAGCACACCAAGCCGAATCCCCTGAAGGGTACGACGGGTGGCATCGTTGAAAAGGCCATGCCGATTCATCAATCCAACGTGGCGATCTTCAATGCCGCTACCGGCAAGGCCGATCGCGTCGGCATCAAGGTCACGGACGGCAAGCGCGTGCGCGTCTTCAAGTCCAGCGGCGAAGAAATCAAGGCCGCCTAA
- the rplN gene encoding 50S ribosomal protein L14, with protein sequence MIQTESRLDVADNTGAKSVLCIKVLGGSKRRYASVGDVIKVSIKEAAPRGRVKKGEIYSAVVVRTAKGIRRADGSLVKFDGNAAVLLNAKLEPIGTRIFGPVTRELRTEKFMKIVSLAPEVL encoded by the coding sequence ATGATCCAAACTGAATCCCGGCTCGATGTGGCCGACAACACGGGCGCGAAATCCGTCCTGTGTATCAAGGTGCTCGGTGGCTCCAAGCGGCGCTATGCCAGCGTCGGCGACGTCATCAAGGTCTCCATCAAGGAAGCTGCTCCGCGTGGTCGCGTCAAGAAGGGCGAGATCTACAGCGCGGTGGTGGTTCGCACCGCCAAGGGCATCCGTCGCGCCGACGGCTCGCTCGTCAAGTTCGACGGCAATGCCGCCGTGTTGCTCAACGCCAAGCTGGAGCCGATCGGCACCCGCATCTTTGGACCGGTCACGCGCGAACTGCGTACCGAGAAGTTCATGAAGATCGTGTCGCTGGCCCCCGAAGTTCTCTAA
- the proC gene encoding pyrroline-5-carboxylate reductase yields MNIAVTFLPRREPTPLPPIGFIGGGNMASAIIGGLLKQDIPAASIEVVEPLAEARARLANDFGITAQPAAGPALGRCGVIVWAVKPQSFAEAAQPVRGLAPEALHLSVAAGIPSGSIARWLGTERVVRAMPNTPALVGQGMTGLFAREAADIADRKLIEQVLGATGELMWVDAEEALDVVTAVSGSGPAYVFYFIEAMAEAGVELGLAPEQAHRLAVGTFTGASALAASATEPPAVLRERVTSKGGTTYAAITSMENDEVKAKFKTAIRAAQRRAAELGKEFGKL; encoded by the coding sequence ATGAATATCGCAGTCACCTTCCTGCCGCGGCGGGAACCGACACCCCTGCCGCCCATCGGCTTCATCGGCGGCGGCAACATGGCCAGCGCCATCATCGGCGGGCTCCTCAAGCAGGACATTCCGGCCGCCAGCATCGAAGTCGTCGAGCCGCTGGCCGAGGCGCGCGCCCGGCTCGCCAACGATTTCGGCATCACCGCACAGCCCGCGGCGGGCCCGGCACTGGGCCGGTGCGGGGTGATCGTGTGGGCCGTCAAGCCGCAGAGCTTTGCCGAGGCGGCGCAGCCCGTGCGCGGACTGGCGCCCGAGGCGCTGCACCTGAGCGTGGCCGCCGGCATCCCCTCCGGCAGCATCGCGCGCTGGCTCGGGACCGAGCGCGTCGTCCGCGCCATGCCGAACACGCCGGCACTGGTCGGCCAGGGCATGACCGGCCTTTTCGCACGCGAGGCGGCGGACATCGCCGACCGCAAGCTCATCGAGCAGGTCCTCGGCGCGACCGGCGAGCTGATGTGGGTCGACGCCGAGGAGGCGCTCGACGTCGTGACAGCCGTTTCGGGCTCCGGCCCAGCCTACGTGTTCTATTTCATCGAGGCGATGGCCGAGGCCGGCGTCGAGCTGGGCCTCGCGCCGGAGCAGGCGCACCGACTCGCGGTGGGCACGTTCACCGGCGCCTCCGCGCTGGCCGCAAGCGCGACCGAGCCGCCCGCCGTGCTGCGCGAGCGGGTGACGTCGAAGGGCGGCACCACCTACGCGGCGATCACTTCGATGGAAAACGACGAGGTCAAGGCGAAGTTCAAGACCGCGATCCGCGCGGCCCAGCGCCGCGCGGCCGAGCTCGGCAAGGAATTCGGGAAGCTATAG
- the ubiA gene encoding 4-hydroxybenzoate octaprenyltransferase, whose protein sequence is MPAAGSVPPAPAPRRGRLALYLDLIRWNRPAGWLLLLWPTLGALWFAAGGWPGWHLLAVFVVGTILMRSAGCCVNDVADRDFDRHVKRTAKRPVTSGEVSVPEALTLGAVLALAAFALVLTTNRITVLMSFAALAVTLVYPFAKRFVSVPQAVLGIAFSFGIPMAFAAVRGSVPAVAWWLLAGNLFWVLAYDTEYAMVDRDDDLKIGMKTSAITFGRFDVAIVMASYAIFLAVWTVIGSAAGLGAALYLGIGIAAAQALWHWRLIRDRTRDGCFKAFRLNHWLGFTVFAGIVAGYL, encoded by the coding sequence ATGCCCGCCGCAGGGTCGGTCCCACCGGCGCCCGCGCCGCGCCGCGGGCGTTTGGCCCTTTATCTCGACCTGATCCGCTGGAACCGGCCGGCGGGGTGGCTGCTGCTGCTCTGGCCGACGCTGGGCGCGTTGTGGTTCGCCGCCGGCGGCTGGCCGGGCTGGCATCTGCTGGCGGTGTTCGTGGTCGGCACGATCCTCATGCGCAGCGCCGGCTGCTGCGTGAACGACGTCGCCGACCGCGACTTCGACCGGCACGTCAAGCGGACCGCGAAACGGCCGGTCACCAGCGGCGAAGTCTCGGTGCCCGAGGCGCTCACGCTGGGCGCCGTGCTGGCGCTGGCCGCATTCGCGCTGGTGCTGACCACCAATCGGATCACCGTCCTGATGTCGTTCGCGGCGCTCGCGGTGACCTTGGTCTACCCATTCGCCAAGCGCTTCGTCTCGGTGCCGCAGGCGGTACTCGGCATCGCCTTCAGCTTCGGCATCCCGATGGCGTTCGCCGCCGTTCGCGGGAGCGTGCCGGCGGTGGCGTGGTGGCTTCTGGCCGGCAATCTGTTCTGGGTGCTGGCCTACGACACCGAATACGCGATGGTCGACCGCGACGACGACCTCAAGATCGGCATGAAGACCTCGGCGATCACCTTCGGCCGCTTCGACGTGGCGATCGTCATGGCGAGCTACGCGATCTTCCTGGCCGTCTGGACCGTCATCGGCAGCGCCGCCGGGCTGGGCGCGGCGCTCTACCTGGGGATCGGCATCGCCGCCGCGCAGGCGCTGTGGCACTGGCGGCTGATCCGCGACCGCACGCGCGACGGCTGCTTCAAGGCCTTCCGGCTCAACCACTGGCTCGGTTTCACCGTGTTCGCCGGCATCGTCGCCGGGTATCTATAG
- a CDS encoding Dps family protein: MAKVEKKAKSTAKAPAGSAGKVPRKGGVAVAEESGSRNAPVINIGIERQDRAAIAEGLSRVLADTYTLYLTTHNFHWNVTGPHFNSLHAMFMAQYTELWGATDVIAERIRALGHYAPGSYAEFGRIATVPDVPQTPPKAMEMVRILVKGHETVSRIAREFIPVAEDAGDDPSADMLTARCTVHDQTAWMLRSLLED, from the coding sequence ATGGCCAAAGTCGAGAAGAAAGCCAAGTCGACCGCCAAAGCGCCGGCCGGGTCCGCCGGCAAGGTGCCCAGGAAGGGTGGCGTGGCGGTTGCGGAGGAGTCCGGCAGCCGCAACGCCCCGGTCATCAACATCGGCATCGAGCGTCAGGACCGCGCCGCCATCGCCGAGGGCCTGAGCCGGGTGCTCGCCGACACCTACACGCTCTACCTCACGACCCACAACTTCCACTGGAACGTGACCGGCCCGCACTTCAACTCGCTGCATGCGATGTTCATGGCGCAGTACACGGAGCTGTGGGGCGCGACCGACGTCATCGCCGAGCGCATCCGCGCGCTGGGCCACTACGCGCCGGGCTCGTACGCCGAATTCGGCAGGATCGCCACGGTCCCCGACGTGCCGCAGACGCCGCCCAAGGCGATGGAAATGGTCCGCATCCTGGTCAAGGGCCACGAGACCGTCTCGCGCATCGCGCGCGAGTTCATCCCGGTGGCCGAGGACGCCGGCGACGATCCCAGCGCCGACATGCTGACCGCGCGCTGCACGGTGCACGACCAGACCGCGTGGATGCTGCGCTCGCTCCTTGAAGACTGA
- a CDS encoding LysR substrate-binding domain-containing protein, with the protein MTLTELKYIVAVARERHFGKAAEACFVSQPTLSVAIKKLEDELEVKLFERSAGEVTVTPLGEQIVQQAQSVLDQAASIKEIAKRGKDPLSGPLNLGVIYTIGPYLLPDLVRQNIARTSQMPLVLQENFTARLLEMLRSGEIDCAIMAEPFPDTGLAMAALYDEPFMAALPAHHPLASRESVTSDELKKETMLLLGTGHCFRDHVLEVCPEFARFSSNAEGIRKSFEGSSLETIKHMVASGMGVTLVPRLSVPADALKPRSKSRREPEQIVRYLPVLDAQGGDPPTRRVVLAWRRSFTRYEAIAALRNAIYACELPGVRRLS; encoded by the coding sequence ATGACACTCACGGAACTCAAGTACATCGTCGCGGTCGCGCGCGAGAGGCATTTCGGAAAGGCCGCGGAAGCCTGCTTCGTGTCGCAGCCGACCCTGTCCGTGGCGATCAAGAAGCTGGAGGACGAACTCGAGGTCAAGCTGTTCGAGCGCAGCGCGGGCGAAGTCACCGTCACGCCGCTGGGCGAACAGATCGTCCAGCAGGCGCAGAGCGTGCTCGACCAGGCCGCGAGCATCAAGGAGATCGCCAAGCGCGGCAAGGACCCGCTTTCGGGGCCGCTGAACCTCGGGGTGATCTACACCATCGGCCCCTATCTGCTGCCCGACCTCGTGCGCCAGAACATCGCCCGCACGTCGCAGATGCCGCTGGTGCTGCAGGAGAACTTCACCGCCAGGCTGCTCGAGATGCTGCGCTCCGGCGAGATCGACTGCGCGATCATGGCCGAGCCCTTTCCCGACACCGGGCTCGCGATGGCGGCGCTCTACGACGAGCCTTTCATGGCCGCGCTGCCGGCCCACCATCCGCTGGCGAGCAGGGAATCGGTCACCTCGGACGAGCTCAAGAAGGAGACGATGCTGCTTCTGGGCACCGGCCATTGCTTCCGCGACCACGTGCTGGAGGTCTGCCCGGAATTCGCGCGCTTCTCCAGCAACGCCGAGGGCATCCGCAAGAGCTTCGAAGGCTCGTCGCTCGAAACCATCAAGCACATGGTCGCCTCGGGCATGGGCGTCACGCTGGTGCCGCGCCTGTCGGTGCCGGCCGATGCGCTCAAGCCCAGGTCGAAGAGCCGCAGGGAGCCGGAGCAGATCGTGCGCTACCTGCCGGTGCTCGACGCCCAGGGCGGCGATCCGCCGACCCGGCGCGTGGTGCTGGCGTGGCGCCGCAGCTTCACCCGCTACGAGGCCATCGCCGCGCTGCGCAACGCGATCTATGCCTGCGAACTGCCGGGCGTCAGGCGCCTTTCCTGA
- the queA gene encoding tRNA preQ1(34) S-adenosylmethionine ribosyltransferase-isomerase QueA → MRDFTLSDFDFHLPPELVAQHPAAQRSASRLLDGTGNTPADRIFRDLPSLLLPGDLLVFNDTRVVKARLFGEKPTGGKLELLVERVLQDHEVVAHMKVSKKPQVGTTLAMTGGFSATLLGRWPDEHGALFRFRFESPAGEDPYALMARCGHVPLPPYITHADSADDESRYQTVFARVPGAVAAPTAALHFDDALIAELEARGVQRANVTLHVGAGTFQPVKTENIAEHTMHAERYEVPGATQRAIAEAKARGGRVVAVGTTTVRTLESWARSGEASGDTSIFITPGFAFEHVDVLVTNFHLPKSTLMMLVSAFAGYERVMALYAHAIRERYRFFSYGDAMLLARKS, encoded by the coding sequence ATGCGCGACTTCACGCTTTCCGATTTCGATTTCCATCTGCCGCCCGAACTGGTGGCGCAACACCCCGCTGCGCAGCGCAGCGCCTCCCGATTGCTCGACGGCACTGGCAACACACCGGCCGACAGGATCTTCCGGGACCTGCCCTCTCTGCTCTTGCCCGGCGACCTGCTGGTCTTCAACGACACGCGCGTCGTCAAGGCGCGGCTCTTCGGCGAAAAGCCGACCGGCGGCAAGCTCGAACTGCTGGTCGAGCGCGTGCTGCAGGACCACGAGGTCGTCGCGCACATGAAGGTCAGCAAGAAGCCGCAGGTGGGCACCACGCTCGCGATGACCGGCGGCTTCAGCGCCACGCTCCTCGGCCGCTGGCCCGACGAGCACGGCGCCCTCTTCCGCTTCCGCTTCGAAAGCCCCGCGGGCGAAGACCCGTACGCGCTGATGGCCCGCTGCGGCCACGTGCCGCTGCCGCCCTACATCACGCACGCCGATTCGGCGGACGATGAAAGCCGCTACCAGACCGTGTTCGCGCGTGTGCCCGGTGCGGTCGCGGCGCCGACCGCCGCGCTGCACTTCGACGACGCCCTCATCGCCGAACTCGAAGCGCGCGGCGTCCAGCGAGCGAACGTCACGCTGCACGTCGGCGCCGGCACCTTCCAGCCGGTGAAGACCGAGAACATCGCCGAGCACACCATGCACGCCGAGCGCTACGAGGTGCCTGGCGCGACGCAACGCGCGATCGCCGAGGCCAAGGCGCGCGGCGGCCGCGTCGTCGCGGTCGGCACCACCACCGTCCGCACGCTCGAATCCTGGGCCAGGAGCGGCGAGGCCTCGGGCGACACGAGCATCTTCATCACGCCCGGCTTCGCCTTCGAGCACGTGGACGTGCTCGTCACCAACTTCCACCTGCCCAAGAGCACGCTCATGATGCTGGTGAGCGCCTTCGCCGGCTACGAGCGCGTGATGGCGCTCTATGCCCACGCGATCCGCGAGCGCTACCGCTTCTTCAGCTACGGCGATGCGATGCTCCTCGCCAGAAAGTCCTGA
- the tgt gene encoding tRNA guanosine(34) transglycosylase Tgt translates to MLNFELLATDPSSHARRGKLTLNHGVVQTPIFMPVGTYGTVKGVMPRSLEEMGAQIILGNTFHLWMRPGLDVMSSFGGLHEFEKWNKPILTDSGGFQVWSLGAMRKISEEGVKFASPVNGDKLFLTPEVSMQIQTILDSDIVMQFDECTPYETQGHITTEAEARKSMELSLRWALRCQHEFARLSNPNALFGIVQGGMFENLREESLAKLVEMDFPGYAIGGVSVGEPKDEMLRIMAHTPHRLPAHKPRYLMGVGTPEDLVEGVAQGVDMFDCVMPTRNARNGTLFSRYGDLKMRNARHKSDPQPIDPSCTCHACAGSSGVPWNEGGRDGFSRAYLHHLDRCGEMLGPMLTTIHNLHYYLNLMREIREALDAGRFSEFRAQFKADRARGV, encoded by the coding sequence ATGCTGAACTTCGAACTCCTCGCCACCGACCCGTCGAGCCACGCGCGCCGCGGCAAGCTCACCTTGAACCACGGCGTGGTGCAGACGCCGATCTTCATGCCCGTGGGCACCTACGGCACCGTCAAGGGCGTGATGCCGCGCAGCCTCGAGGAGATGGGCGCGCAGATCATCCTCGGCAACACCTTCCACCTGTGGATGCGGCCCGGCCTCGATGTGATGTCGAGCTTCGGCGGGCTGCACGAGTTCGAGAAGTGGAACAAGCCCATCCTCACCGACTCGGGCGGCTTCCAGGTCTGGTCACTCGGTGCGATGCGCAAGATCAGCGAGGAAGGCGTGAAGTTCGCGTCGCCGGTCAACGGCGACAAGCTGTTCCTCACGCCCGAGGTCTCGATGCAGATCCAGACCATCCTCGACAGCGATATCGTCATGCAGTTCGACGAGTGCACGCCGTACGAGACCCAGGGCCACATCACCACCGAGGCCGAGGCGCGCAAGTCGATGGAGCTGAGCCTGCGCTGGGCCTTGCGCTGCCAGCACGAGTTCGCGCGGCTTTCGAACCCCAACGCGCTCTTCGGCATCGTGCAGGGCGGCATGTTCGAGAACCTGCGCGAAGAGTCGCTCGCCAAGCTGGTCGAGATGGACTTCCCCGGCTACGCGATCGGCGGCGTGAGCGTCGGCGAGCCCAAGGACGAGATGCTGCGCATCATGGCGCACACCCCGCACCGGCTGCCGGCGCACAAGCCGCGCTACCTGATGGGTGTCGGCACGCCCGAGGACCTCGTCGAAGGCGTGGCGCAGGGCGTCGACATGTTCGACTGCGTGATGCCCACGCGCAATGCGCGCAACGGCACGCTGTTCTCGCGCTACGGCGACCTCAAGATGCGCAACGCGCGCCACAAGAGTGATCCGCAGCCGATCGATCCGAGCTGCACCTGCCATGCCTGCGCGGGTTCGTCGGGCGTGCCCTGGAACGAGGGCGGCCGCGACGGCTTCAGCCGCGCCTACCTGCATCACCTGGACCGCTGCGGCGAGATGCTCGGCCCGATGCTCACGACCATCCACAACCTGCACTACTACCTGAACCTGATGCGCGAGATCCGCGAGGCGCTCGACGCGGGGCGCTTCAGCGAATTCCGCGCGCAGTTCAAGGCCGACCGCGCACGCGGCGTTTAG
- a CDS encoding aldose 1-epimerase: protein MNDKETERVRLEAGALRLELAPAIGGAVTALYDVEGGTRFDWLRPATDEALARRDLFAMASFALLPWCNRIREGRAHFGGREIAIRAGHPAGPSGKHPLHGIGWLRPWRVAQASATRALLELAVDADAQWPWRFEASQSFELDPAGLRCTVTLTNRDRAPMPAGIGHHPYFPHRAGTRLQTETAAMWRGDSEVMPAGLEPAAEVARLRNGVRLSEFDLDNNFTGWQRSARIDWPDASRALVMAAESPLDFFVLYCPSGADHFCAEPVSQCTDAINLADRHGPAEVGGAVLAPGETLSGTWTLRSVR, encoded by the coding sequence ATGAACGACAAAGAGACAGAACGGGTCCGGCTCGAAGCAGGCGCGCTGCGCCTCGAACTGGCGCCGGCAATCGGTGGCGCGGTCACCGCGCTCTATGACGTCGAGGGCGGTACGCGCTTCGACTGGCTTCGCCCGGCGACCGACGAGGCGCTGGCGCGGCGCGATCTCTTCGCGATGGCGAGCTTTGCGCTCCTGCCCTGGTGCAACCGGATCCGCGAGGGCCGTGCGCATTTCGGCGGCCGCGAGATCGCGATTCGTGCAGGGCATCCGGCCGGGCCGTCGGGCAAGCATCCGCTGCATGGCATCGGCTGGTTGCGCCCATGGCGCGTCGCGCAGGCCTCGGCGACGCGGGCCTTGCTCGAACTTGCCGTCGATGCCGACGCGCAATGGCCGTGGCGATTCGAGGCTTCGCAGAGTTTCGAGCTCGATCCGGCGGGACTTCGCTGCACCGTCACGCTGACCAACCGCGACCGCGCGCCGATGCCCGCGGGGATCGGGCATCACCCGTACTTTCCCCATCGCGCCGGCACGCGGCTGCAGACCGAGACCGCCGCGATGTGGCGCGGTGATTCGGAAGTGATGCCCGCCGGCCTCGAACCCGCGGCCGAGGTGGCCCGGCTGCGCAATGGCGTGCGCCTGTCCGAATTCGACCTGGACAACAACTTCACGGGCTGGCAGCGTAGCGCCCGTATCGACTGGCCCGACGCCTCGCGCGCGCTGGTGATGGCGGCCGAATCGCCGCTCGACTTCTTCGTGCTGTACTGCCCGAGCGGCGCGGACCACTTCTGCGCCGAACCGGTGAGCCAGTGCACCGATGCGATCAACCTCGCGGACCGTCATGGCCCGGCCGAGGTCGGCGGGGCCGTGCTCGCGCCCGGCGAAACGCTCTCGGGAACCTGGACCCTTCGCTCGGTGCGCTAG
- a CDS encoding SDR family NAD(P)-dependent oxidoreductase, producing MTESTSPAPSAHYPSLKGRTVFISGGATGIGEALVRAFHAQGARVGFCDIDADAGRALAAGLGGENAPLFLQCDVTDVGALQAAIAAVRAQFGPIRVLLNNAANDRRHEIEDVTSEDFDRMTAINFKHQFFAAQAVAEDMRSSGGGSIINFGSVSWMIKGRGYPVYQACKSAARGLTRALARDLGKQNIRVNSLVPGWVMTERQLKLWVKPESHAEIDAAQCLPGRVMAEDIAAMALFLAADDSKMCTAQDYVVDAGWT from the coding sequence ATGACCGAATCGACTTCTCCTGCGCCCTCGGCCCACTATCCATCGCTGAAGGGCCGCACGGTGTTCATCTCCGGCGGCGCGACCGGGATCGGCGAAGCGCTGGTGCGCGCCTTCCACGCGCAAGGCGCGCGCGTGGGGTTCTGCGACATCGACGCGGACGCCGGCCGCGCGCTGGCCGCCGGTCTCGGCGGCGAGAACGCGCCGCTCTTCCTTCAGTGCGACGTCACGGACGTGGGGGCGCTGCAGGCCGCCATCGCCGCGGTGCGCGCGCAATTCGGCCCGATCCGCGTGCTGCTCAACAACGCGGCGAACGACCGCCGGCACGAGATCGAGGACGTGACCAGCGAGGACTTCGACCGCATGACCGCGATCAACTTCAAGCACCAGTTCTTCGCCGCGCAGGCCGTGGCCGAGGACATGCGCTCATCCGGCGGCGGTTCGATCATCAACTTCGGCTCGGTGAGCTGGATGATCAAGGGCCGCGGCTACCCGGTCTACCAGGCCTGCAAGTCGGCCGCGCGCGGGCTCACGCGAGCCCTGGCGCGCGACCTCGGCAAACAGAACATCCGCGTCAACTCGCTCGTGCCCGGCTGGGTGATGACCGAACGCCAGCTCAAGCTGTGGGTCAAGCCCGAGTCCCACGCCGAGATCGACGCCGCGCAGTGCCTGCCCGGCCGCGTGATGGCCGAGGACATTGCCGCCATGGCGCTCTTTCTCGCCGCCGACGATTCGAAGATGTGCACCGCGCAGGACTACGTGGTGGACGCCGGCTGGACCTGA
- a CDS encoding double zinc ribbon domain-containing protein has protein sequence MSKSLRLSEKWFRRGLWLVAVVFASFLIGLGSTIVGDLPRVEHRIELDDFIDRAAAEPLRNTVRNAERVEQEAVREREQADLKLLAARQASRAARETFSNWLATRHATAQPDQDAELIARTKALDALKQKEDEAERAVGAERQIALDARQSRQRAAEQLAKLEDEARTRMDAENRRVELRVFLYRLALTLPLLVIAGWLFAKKRKSTWWPFVWGFIFFALFAFFVELVPYLPSYGGYVRYAVGILITVLVGRYAIVALNRYLERQKAAESQPDTVRRNDLGYDTALARLAKGVCPGCERPVDLKNTEIDFCPHCGIGLFDHCPACKTRKSAFARFCHACGTGAAAAAPRDPSLPQVQPASTT, from the coding sequence ATGAGCAAATCCCTGCGTCTGTCCGAAAAGTGGTTTCGCCGCGGCCTCTGGCTGGTGGCGGTGGTTTTCGCGAGCTTCCTGATCGGACTGGGCAGCACCATCGTCGGCGACCTGCCGCGGGTCGAGCACCGGATCGAGCTGGATGATTTCATCGACCGCGCCGCCGCCGAACCGCTGCGCAACACGGTGCGCAACGCGGAGCGTGTCGAACAGGAGGCCGTGCGCGAGCGCGAGCAGGCGGATCTCAAGCTGCTCGCCGCGCGGCAGGCCAGCCGCGCGGCCCGGGAGACCTTCTCGAACTGGCTCGCGACGCGCCACGCGACGGCGCAGCCGGACCAGGACGCCGAGCTCATCGCGCGCACCAAGGCGCTCGACGCGCTCAAGCAGAAGGAGGACGAGGCCGAGCGGGCCGTAGGCGCAGAGCGGCAGATTGCGCTCGACGCGCGCCAGTCGCGCCAGCGCGCCGCGGAGCAGCTCGCGAAGCTGGAGGACGAAGCGCGCACCCGGATGGACGCGGAAAACCGGCGCGTCGAGCTGCGGGTGTTCCTCTATCGCCTCGCGCTCACGCTGCCGCTGCTGGTGATCGCGGGCTGGCTCTTTGCGAAGAAGCGCAAGAGCACCTGGTGGCCCTTCGTCTGGGGCTTCATCTTCTTCGCGCTGTTCGCGTTCTTCGTCGAGCTCGTCCCCTACCTGCCGAGCTACGGCGGCTACGTGCGCTATGCGGTGGGCATCCTGATCACGGTGCTGGTGGGGCGCTATGCGATCGTCGCGCTCAACCGCTATCTCGAGCGCCAGAAGGCCGCGGAATCACAGCCCGACACGGTGCGCCGCAACGACCTCGGCTACGACACCGCGCTCGCGCGGCTCGCCAAGGGCGTGTGCCCGGGCTGCGAGCGGCCGGTGGATCTCAAGAACACGGAGATCGATTTCTGCCCGCACTGCGGCATCGGCCTGTTCGACCACTGCCCCGCCTGCAAGACGCGCAAGAGCGCCTTCGCGCGCTTCTGCCACGCCTGCGGCACCGGCGCGGCGGCAGCTGCGCCGCGCGATCCCTCCTTGCCTCAGGTCCAGCCGGCGTCCACCACGTAG
- a CDS encoding phosphatase PAP2 family protein — MAAITWFGDSGFLLPVSLWITAWLGLPPATRESAGRWVVLFGLGCSMILASKLAFLGWGIGIAAIDFTGFSGHTALSASIWPVAGWLVTSRQDHRVRVTASALGLAFAAAIGASRLVLHAHSPSEVAAGFVLGGTVSGLFLWWQQRSPHPRLSWMLVVLSLATPALLQRPGSAAPTQDALEVIAMRLAGTDRVYTRADLLARRNGSPGGIE, encoded by the coding sequence TTGGCCGCTATCACCTGGTTCGGTGACAGCGGCTTTCTCCTGCCCGTGTCCCTGTGGATCACCGCGTGGCTCGGGTTGCCCCCCGCGACGCGCGAGTCGGCAGGGCGCTGGGTGGTCCTCTTCGGTCTCGGCTGCAGCATGATCCTGGCATCGAAGCTCGCGTTCCTCGGCTGGGGCATCGGCATCGCGGCGATCGACTTCACCGGATTCAGCGGCCACACGGCACTGTCGGCCAGCATCTGGCCGGTGGCCGGCTGGCTGGTGACTTCGCGGCAGGATCACCGCGTCCGCGTCACGGCGTCCGCGCTCGGGCTGGCGTTCGCGGCCGCGATCGGCGCCTCGCGCCTCGTGCTCCACGCGCACTCCCCTTCGGAAGTGGCGGCCGGCTTCGTGCTCGGCGGGACGGTGAGCGGGCTGTTCCTGTGGTGGCAGCAGCGTTCGCCGCATCCGCGCCTCAGCTGGATGCTCGTGGTGCTGAGCCTCGCGACGCCGGCGCTCCTGCAGCGTCCGGGTAGCGCGGCACCGACGCAGGATGCGCTCGAGGTCATCGCCATGCGCCTCGCGGGGACCGACCGGGTCTACACCCGCGCCGACCTCCTGGCCCGGCGCAACGGTTCCCCGGGCGGTATCGAATAG